The following proteins are co-located in the Micromonospora coriariae genome:
- a CDS encoding deoxyribonuclease IV yields MPVTRSRPVGAHTPTSGGLARAALPYVDATGAEVVQVYVSNSRGWALPPGDPAQDALFRDGCAERGVPAFIHASLLVNLGSPTPATVERSAQTLAHALRRGMAIGARAVVFHAGSSVDEGYAEEAMRQVHRELLPLLDWAAEAGGPMLLVEPSAGGGRSLASRVEQLGPYLDAVDRHPMLGVCFDTCHAWAAGHDLAAEGGMTATLDTLVATVGADRLRLVHANDSKDLCGSTRDRHENIGKGTIGEPAFAELMAHPATAGVPIVVETPSEKQVGHVADIATLSRLRP; encoded by the coding sequence ATGCCGGTGACCCGCTCCCGACCGGTCGGCGCGCACACCCCCACCTCCGGCGGGCTGGCCAGGGCTGCCCTGCCGTACGTCGACGCGACCGGGGCCGAGGTGGTGCAGGTCTACGTCTCCAACTCGCGAGGCTGGGCGCTGCCCCCGGGTGACCCGGCGCAGGACGCGCTGTTCCGCGACGGTTGCGCCGAGCGGGGCGTGCCGGCCTTCATCCATGCCTCGCTGCTGGTCAACCTGGGCTCGCCCACCCCGGCCACGGTCGAGCGGTCGGCCCAGACGCTGGCGCACGCGCTACGCCGGGGCATGGCGATCGGCGCCCGGGCGGTGGTGTTCCACGCGGGCAGTTCGGTGGACGAGGGGTACGCCGAGGAGGCGATGCGCCAGGTCCACCGGGAGCTTCTGCCGCTGCTCGACTGGGCCGCCGAGGCCGGCGGGCCGATGCTGCTGGTCGAGCCGAGCGCGGGCGGCGGGCGGTCGCTCGCCTCCCGGGTGGAGCAGCTCGGGCCCTACCTGGACGCGGTGGACCGGCACCCCATGCTCGGGGTCTGCTTCGACACCTGCCACGCCTGGGCGGCCGGGCACGACCTGGCGGCCGAGGGCGGCATGACGGCGACCCTGGACACGCTGGTGGCCACCGTGGGTGCGGACCGGCTGCGGCTGGTGCACGCCAACGACTCGAAGGATCTGTGCGGCTCCACCCGGGACCGGCACGAGAACATCGGCAAGGGCACCATCGGTGAGCCCGCCTTCGCCGAGCTGATGGCCCACCCGGCCACCGCCGGCGTCCCGATCGTCGTGGAGACGCCCAGCGAGAAGCAGGTCGGCCACGTCGCCGACATCGCCACCCTCAGCCGCCTCCGCCCCTAA
- a CDS encoding glycosyl hydrolase family 18 protein, producing the protein MKRSLRRALWAGAVVAVTVAAVPMTTAFGAGTVTTTFTKAQDWGTGHETKVTVTNGSSATVSTWRIEFDLPSGTTISSAWDADVTSSGNHYVAVKKSWAGGLAPGASFSWGYNGTGAYRAPLNCTVNGAACGGGTPPPTTAPPTTTPPTTAPPTTPPPTTPPPTTPPPNPGGKKVVGYFAEWGVYGRNYHVKNIQTSGSAAKLTHILYAFGNTTGGRCAIGDSYADYEKAYTAADSVDGVADTWDQPLRGSFNQLRKLKQMNPHLKVIWSFGGWTWSGGFTQAAQNPAAFAESCYNLVEDPRWADVFDGIDVDWEYPNACGLTCDTSGPNAFKNVISALRSRFGSNALVTAAITADGSNGGKIDAADYAGAIGNLNWLMPMTYDYFGAFNAQGPTAPHSPLTSYTGIPQQGFNSDAAIQKLKSKGIPANKLLLGIGFYGRGWTGVTQAAPGGSATGAAPGTYEAGIEDYKVLKNTCPATGTVAGTAYAKCGSNWWSYDTPSTINGKMTYAKNQGLGGAFFWELSGDTGNGELIGAIKGGLG; encoded by the coding sequence ATGAAAAGATCGCTCCGCCGGGCCCTCTGGGCCGGTGCCGTGGTCGCCGTGACCGTCGCGGCGGTGCCGATGACGACCGCGTTCGGCGCCGGCACGGTCACCACCACGTTCACCAAGGCACAGGACTGGGGGACCGGTCACGAGACGAAGGTGACCGTCACCAACGGGTCGAGTGCCACGGTCAGCACCTGGCGCATCGAGTTCGACCTGCCGTCGGGCACCACCATCAGCAGCGCCTGGGACGCCGACGTGACAAGCAGCGGCAACCACTACGTCGCGGTCAAGAAGAGCTGGGCCGGTGGGCTCGCCCCGGGCGCCTCCTTCAGCTGGGGCTACAACGGCACCGGCGCCTACAGGGCGCCACTGAACTGCACAGTCAACGGCGCGGCCTGCGGCGGCGGCACCCCTCCGCCGACCACTGCCCCGCCGACCACCACCCCGCCCACCACGGCGCCCCCCACCACCCCGCCGCCCACCACCCCGCCGCCGACCACCCCGCCGCCGAACCCGGGTGGCAAGAAGGTCGTCGGCTACTTCGCCGAGTGGGGCGTCTACGGGCGCAACTACCACGTCAAGAACATCCAGACCAGCGGGTCGGCCGCGAAGCTGACCCACATCCTGTACGCCTTCGGCAACACCACCGGCGGCCGCTGCGCCATCGGGGACAGCTACGCCGACTACGAGAAGGCGTACACCGCGGCGGACAGCGTCGACGGCGTCGCCGACACCTGGGACCAGCCGCTGCGCGGCAGCTTCAACCAGCTGCGCAAGCTCAAGCAGATGAACCCGCACCTCAAGGTGATCTGGTCCTTCGGTGGCTGGACCTGGTCCGGCGGCTTCACCCAGGCCGCGCAGAACCCGGCCGCCTTCGCGGAGAGCTGCTACAACCTGGTCGAGGACCCGCGCTGGGCGGACGTCTTCGACGGCATCGACGTCGACTGGGAGTACCCGAACGCCTGTGGCCTCACCTGCGACACCAGCGGCCCGAACGCGTTCAAGAACGTGATCAGCGCGCTGCGGTCGAGGTTCGGCTCCAACGCCCTGGTCACCGCCGCGATCACGGCGGACGGCAGCAACGGCGGCAAGATCGACGCCGCCGACTACGCCGGCGCCATCGGCAACCTCAACTGGCTGATGCCGATGACGTACGACTACTTCGGCGCGTTCAACGCCCAGGGCCCGACCGCCCCGCACTCCCCGCTCACCTCCTACACCGGCATCCCGCAGCAGGGCTTCAACTCCGACGCGGCGATCCAGAAGCTCAAGAGCAAGGGCATCCCGGCCAACAAGCTGCTGCTCGGCATCGGCTTCTACGGCCGGGGCTGGACCGGCGTCACCCAGGCCGCCCCGGGCGGCAGCGCCACCGGCGCGGCGCCGGGCACGTACGAGGCGGGCATCGAGGACTACAAGGTCCTCAAGAACACCTGCCCGGCCACCGGAACGGTCGCCGGCACCGCGTACGCCAAGTGCGGCAGCAACTGGTGGAGCTACGACACCCCGTCGACCATCAACGGCAAGATGACGTACGCGAAGAACCAGGGCCTCGGTGGCGCGTTCTTCTGGGAGCTCTCCGGTGACACCGGCAACGGCGAGCTCATCGGCGCCATCAAGGGCGGTCTCGGCTGA
- a CDS encoding threonine aldolase family protein yields the protein MADAFVDLRSDTVTRPTPGMREAMASAEVGDDVYGEDPTVNALEAEVAALFGHEAALFAPSGSMANQIALQLLVSPGNELLCDADAHVVTYEIGAAAAYGGISSRTWPAVGADIDPEAVAGMIRPDGYFAVPTRAIAVEQTHNRGGGGVIPLATLRELRRVADEAEVALHCDGARIWHAHVADGVPLVEYGQLFDTLSVCLSKGLGAPVGSLVVGSAEKIERARLIRKRMGGGMRQAGILAAAGRYALAHHVDRLAEDHARAARLAEAVAPFGVLATAVRTNLVPLDLTKHALDARALAAAARAEGVLISVLGPRTARLVTHLDLDDAGVTHAATVLTRLLAA from the coding sequence GTGGCTGACGCATTCGTGGACCTGCGGTCCGACACGGTGACCCGACCGACCCCCGGCATGCGGGAGGCGATGGCCTCCGCCGAGGTCGGTGACGACGTCTACGGCGAGGACCCGACCGTCAACGCGCTGGAGGCCGAGGTCGCCGCGCTGTTCGGGCACGAGGCGGCACTGTTCGCGCCGAGCGGGTCGATGGCCAACCAGATCGCCCTGCAACTGCTGGTGTCGCCCGGCAACGAGCTGCTCTGCGACGCCGACGCGCACGTGGTCACGTACGAGATCGGCGCCGCGGCCGCGTACGGCGGAATCAGCTCCCGGACCTGGCCGGCGGTCGGCGCGGACATCGACCCGGAGGCGGTCGCCGGGATGATCCGGCCGGACGGCTACTTCGCCGTCCCCACCCGCGCGATCGCCGTCGAGCAGACCCACAACCGGGGCGGCGGGGGAGTGATCCCGCTGGCCACCCTGCGGGAGTTGCGGCGGGTCGCCGACGAGGCGGAGGTGGCCTTGCACTGCGACGGTGCCCGGATCTGGCACGCGCACGTCGCCGACGGTGTGCCGCTGGTCGAGTACGGCCAGCTCTTCGACACGCTGTCGGTCTGCCTCTCCAAGGGCCTCGGCGCACCGGTCGGCTCGTTGGTGGTGGGCAGCGCGGAGAAGATCGAACGGGCCCGGTTGATCCGCAAGCGGATGGGTGGCGGCATGCGCCAGGCCGGCATCCTCGCCGCCGCCGGCCGGTACGCGCTGGCGCACCACGTCGACCGGCTGGCCGAGGACCACGCCAGGGCGGCCCGGCTCGCCGAGGCGGTCGCGCCGTTCGGCGTGCTCGCCACCGCGGTCCGCACCAACCTGGTCCCGTTGGACCTGACCAAGCACGCGCTGGACGCGCGCGCACTGGCCGCCGCCGCTCGGGCCGAGGGTGTGCTGATCTCGGTGCTCGGCCCGCGTACCGCCCGCCTGGTCACCCACCTGGACCTCGACGACGCCGGCGTCACCCACGCCGCCACCGTCCTGACCCGCCTCCTGGCCGCCTGA
- the pknB gene encoding Stk1 family PASTA domain-containing Ser/Thr kinase, whose amino-acid sequence MDTQVADTLLGSLIDGRYRIRGRVARGGMATVYTATDERLERTVAVKIIHPTQASEARARIANFVARFTDEAKTIARLTHPNVVAVYDQGTHGGLPYLVMEYVRGRTLRDVLAERRRLNPDEALAIAEQMLAAIAAAHRAGLVHRDVKPENVLVAEAPTGGVANLVDSVVKVADFGLARAVEASADEEQGNQLMATVAYVAPELVTEGRADPRTDVYSAGIVLFEMLTGRVPYDGDRPVDVAWQHVDRDVPAPSTLVPGLPPILDDLVQRATRRDPGARPADAGALLAEVQTARDDLGDVNSRTAVLRRVTDEPPVAQPTMMVATVRPAERPAWARLPEGGGQGPGRRRAAPTPADSLGSRLAALRGTVLAHPRGRLAVGAVVVMLVLVAGLGGWWFGVGRYTAAPQLVSLSKADAQARAERAGLTLAYGEPRYDEKAPKDSVLGQSPASATKIVKGGTITLTLSLGPERFPVPDVIGKEFELAEADLVNANLVVAKGTPRYDDNLPAGVVVDSSPKVGTEVKPGAKITLILSRGRAPVSVPNLVGKSLTEARTTLARLNLVLVETYKDSDKPKDEILGQSPADGTGVEKGTQVKLEVSKGPPLVVVPRVVDLPCQQAKQTLESQGFPVAVQLNPNAVVRYQNPGENSPVPPGTQITIGCF is encoded by the coding sequence ATGGACACACAGGTCGCCGACACGTTGCTGGGCTCGCTGATCGACGGGCGCTACCGCATTCGCGGTCGCGTGGCTCGTGGCGGCATGGCGACCGTGTACACCGCCACCGACGAGCGCCTCGAGCGCACCGTCGCTGTCAAGATCATTCATCCGACGCAGGCGTCCGAGGCCCGGGCCCGGATCGCCAACTTCGTGGCCCGGTTCACCGACGAGGCGAAGACCATCGCCCGGCTGACCCACCCGAACGTGGTGGCGGTCTACGACCAGGGCACCCACGGCGGGCTGCCGTACCTGGTGATGGAGTACGTCCGCGGCCGCACGCTGCGCGACGTGCTGGCCGAGCGGCGCCGGCTCAACCCGGACGAGGCGCTGGCCATCGCCGAGCAGATGCTCGCCGCGATCGCCGCCGCGCACCGCGCCGGCCTGGTGCACCGGGACGTCAAGCCGGAGAACGTGCTGGTCGCCGAGGCGCCCACCGGTGGTGTCGCCAACCTGGTGGACAGCGTGGTCAAGGTGGCCGACTTCGGGTTGGCCCGGGCGGTCGAGGCGAGCGCCGACGAGGAGCAGGGCAACCAGCTGATGGCCACCGTGGCGTACGTCGCCCCGGAGCTGGTCACCGAGGGCAGGGCCGATCCGCGCACCGACGTCTACTCGGCGGGCATCGTGCTGTTCGAGATGCTCACCGGTCGGGTGCCCTACGACGGTGACCGCCCGGTGGACGTGGCCTGGCAGCATGTCGACCGCGACGTGCCGGCACCGTCGACGCTGGTGCCGGGCCTACCGCCGATCCTCGACGATCTGGTTCAGCGGGCCACCCGGCGTGACCCCGGGGCCCGGCCCGCCGACGCCGGAGCGCTGCTGGCCGAGGTGCAGACGGCCCGGGACGACCTGGGCGACGTCAACAGCCGTACCGCCGTGCTGCGCCGGGTGACCGACGAGCCGCCGGTGGCACAGCCGACCATGATGGTCGCCACCGTCCGCCCGGCCGAGCGCCCGGCCTGGGCCCGGCTGCCCGAGGGCGGTGGGCAGGGGCCGGGCCGACGGCGGGCCGCCCCGACACCGGCGGACAGCCTGGGGTCCCGACTCGCCGCGCTGCGCGGCACGGTACTGGCCCACCCGCGGGGCCGGCTGGCCGTCGGGGCCGTGGTGGTGATGCTGGTCCTGGTGGCCGGGCTCGGCGGCTGGTGGTTCGGCGTCGGCCGCTACACGGCAGCCCCGCAGCTGGTCAGCCTGAGCAAGGCCGATGCGCAGGCGCGGGCCGAACGCGCCGGGCTCACCCTGGCCTACGGCGAGCCGCGCTACGACGAGAAGGCGCCGAAGGACAGCGTGCTGGGGCAGAGCCCGGCTTCGGCCACCAAGATCGTCAAGGGCGGCACGATCACCCTGACCCTCTCGCTGGGCCCGGAGCGCTTCCCGGTGCCGGACGTGATCGGCAAGGAGTTCGAGCTGGCCGAGGCGGACCTGGTCAACGCGAACCTGGTGGTGGCCAAGGGCACCCCCCGCTACGACGACAACCTGCCGGCCGGAGTCGTGGTGGACAGTTCCCCCAAGGTGGGCACCGAGGTCAAACCGGGCGCGAAGATCACCCTCATCCTGAGCCGGGGCCGGGCGCCGGTGTCGGTGCCGAACCTGGTCGGCAAGAGCCTGACCGAGGCCCGGACGACCCTTGCCCGGCTCAACCTGGTGCTGGTGGAGACCTACAAGGACTCCGACAAGCCCAAGGACGAGATCCTGGGTCAGAGTCCGGCCGACGGCACCGGCGTGGAGAAGGGCACCCAGGTCAAGCTGGAGGTCAGCAAGGGCCCGCCGCTGGTGGTCGTACCCCGGGTGGTCGACCTGCCCTGCCAGCAGGCCAAGCAGACGCTGGAGAGCCAGGGCTTCCCGGTGGCCGTCCAGCTCAACCCGAACGCCGTGGTCCGTTACCAGAACCCGGGCGAGAACTCGCCGGTGCCACCGGGCACCCAGATCACCATCGGGTGTTTCTGA
- a CDS encoding nuclear transport factor 2 family protein, producing the protein MRPTHRRLAATAAGLVLLPVALVGCGLTGGDDEPAAKPERVPAEEAASRSRERVQAYLDAMTAKDVAAGRSQLCALLHEGFDLGATGPNGDFADHFEVPTAAITDVRSGPRGQEVSVSVSVTAGKRKTTRPLVFTVTRDGGDWCIAGEAPGGAAPAGRTPAGVVPSPAS; encoded by the coding sequence ATGCGCCCTACCCACCGCAGGCTGGCGGCCACCGCCGCCGGGCTGGTGCTGCTGCCGGTCGCCCTGGTCGGCTGCGGGCTCACCGGCGGCGACGACGAGCCGGCCGCCAAGCCCGAGCGGGTCCCCGCCGAGGAGGCCGCCAGCCGGTCCCGCGAGCGCGTGCAGGCGTACCTCGACGCGATGACCGCCAAGGACGTGGCCGCCGGCCGAAGCCAGCTCTGCGCGCTGCTGCACGAGGGCTTCGACCTGGGCGCGACCGGCCCCAACGGCGACTTCGCGGATCACTTCGAGGTGCCCACGGCGGCGATCACCGACGTCCGGTCCGGCCCGCGCGGCCAGGAGGTCAGCGTCTCGGTGTCGGTCACCGCCGGCAAGCGCAAGACCACCCGGCCGCTGGTGTTCACCGTCACCCGCGACGGCGGTGACTGGTGCATCGCCGGGGAAGCGCCGGGTGGCGCCGCGCCCGCCGGCCGGACGCCGGCCGGCGTCGTACCCTCGCCCGCTTCCTGA
- a CDS encoding GNAT family N-acetyltransferase — protein MQCLTEDLATFAAEADAWLRREPVLHNVLLTLVADRLSGDLPLSGGERFVRVVDGGATVGASVHTPPRGPLLGAVSPAVAWALAEHFARAVPPLVEVHGPVPAVAEFAERYAERAGRVAVPGTAQRIFRLDAVRPPVGVAGRARPATGADRDLLIAWAAAYAAETMPDGPSVDAAGQIDARLPHGGLLWLWERAGTPVSTAWLSRPVAGVVRISGVYTPPAWRGRGYASGCVAHATRHALNTGAAACTLYTDLTNPTSNRIYQSLGYRPLSDAAQWRFAVP, from the coding sequence GTGCAGTGTCTGACCGAGGATCTCGCGACCTTCGCCGCCGAAGCCGACGCCTGGTTGCGTCGCGAGCCCGTCCTGCACAACGTACTGCTCACGCTCGTCGCGGACCGGCTCTCCGGTGACCTGCCACTCTCCGGGGGCGAGCGGTTCGTCCGGGTGGTCGACGGCGGCGCGACGGTGGGTGCGTCGGTGCACACGCCGCCGCGCGGGCCGCTGCTCGGCGCGGTGTCGCCGGCGGTCGCGTGGGCGCTCGCCGAGCACTTCGCCCGGGCGGTGCCGCCGCTGGTCGAGGTGCACGGCCCGGTCCCGGCCGTGGCCGAGTTCGCCGAACGGTACGCCGAACGTGCCGGCAGGGTCGCCGTACCCGGCACCGCGCAGCGGATCTTCCGACTGGACGCGGTCCGGCCGCCGGTGGGTGTGGCCGGACGCGCCCGCCCGGCCACCGGCGCGGACCGGGACCTGCTGATCGCCTGGGCCGCCGCGTACGCCGCGGAGACGATGCCCGACGGCCCGTCGGTCGACGCGGCCGGGCAGATCGACGCCCGGCTGCCGCACGGCGGCCTGCTCTGGCTCTGGGAGCGGGCCGGCACACCGGTCTCGACGGCCTGGCTGAGCCGGCCGGTCGCCGGCGTGGTCCGTATCAGCGGCGTGTACACGCCCCCGGCGTGGCGGGGACGCGGCTACGCCAGCGGCTGCGTCGCGCACGCCACCCGGCACGCCCTGAACACCGGCGCCGCCGCCTGCACGCTCTACACCGACCTGACCAACCCCACCAGCAACCGGATCTACCAGTCCCTCGGCTACCGCCCCCTGTCGGACGCGGCGCAGTGGCGGTTCGCCGTGCCGTGA
- a CDS encoding class II 3-deoxy-7-phosphoheptulonate synthase, with translation MRHEWHQLSHPAVGSPGLQTSRPTVDSAEDAALGLDRWRDLPREQTPPWSDPATVAQVCKVLDTVPSVVAPYEVDQLRQKLALVCEGKAFLLQGGDCAETFADNTESHLLANARTLLQMAIVLTYGASLPVVKVARVAGQYTKPRSLPTDARGLPAYRGDMINSLEADPAARVADPQRMIRAYANSAAAMNMLRAYLAGGLADLHAVHDWNKGFVKNSPAGERYEAIAREIDRALAFIRACGMTDDEALRTVTLYCSHEALALEYDRALTRVSDRRAYGLSGHFLWIGERTRQIDGAHIDFISRIANPIGVKLGPSTSPDEAIELCEKLNPDNVPGRLTLISRMGNHRVRDALPPIVAKVTAAGAKVVWQCDPMHGNTHESSNGYKTRHFDRIVDEVLGYFEVHRGLDTHPGGLHVELTGEDVTECLGGAQGIEDLDLPDRYETACDPRLNTQQSLELAFLVAEMLRG, from the coding sequence ATGCGCCATGAGTGGCATCAGCTGAGCCATCCCGCGGTGGGCAGCCCGGGCCTGCAGACCAGCCGACCGACAGTCGACTCCGCCGAGGACGCCGCTCTCGGCCTCGACCGCTGGCGGGACCTGCCCCGCGAGCAGACCCCGCCGTGGTCCGACCCGGCCACCGTCGCCCAGGTCTGCAAGGTGCTCGACACCGTGCCGTCGGTCGTCGCGCCCTACGAGGTGGACCAGCTCCGGCAGAAGCTCGCCCTGGTCTGCGAGGGCAAGGCCTTCCTGCTCCAGGGCGGTGACTGCGCCGAGACCTTCGCCGACAACACCGAGAGCCACCTGCTGGCCAACGCCCGCACCCTGCTCCAGATGGCGATCGTGCTCACCTACGGCGCGTCGCTGCCGGTGGTCAAGGTCGCCCGGGTCGCCGGCCAGTACACCAAGCCCCGCTCGCTGCCCACCGACGCGCGCGGTCTGCCCGCGTACCGCGGCGACATGATCAACTCGCTGGAGGCCGACCCGGCCGCCCGGGTCGCCGACCCGCAGCGCATGATCCGGGCGTACGCCAACTCGGCGGCGGCGATGAACATGCTCCGGGCGTACCTCGCCGGCGGACTCGCCGACCTGCACGCCGTGCACGACTGGAACAAGGGCTTCGTGAAGAACTCCCCGGCCGGGGAGCGCTACGAGGCGATCGCCCGGGAGATCGACCGGGCGTTGGCCTTCATCCGGGCCTGCGGGATGACCGACGACGAGGCGCTGCGCACCGTCACCCTCTACTGCTCCCACGAGGCCCTCGCCCTGGAGTACGACCGGGCGCTCACCCGGGTCTCCGACCGCCGGGCGTACGGGCTCTCCGGGCACTTCCTCTGGATCGGCGAGCGCACCCGGCAGATCGACGGCGCGCACATCGACTTCATCTCCCGGATCGCCAACCCCATCGGGGTCAAGCTCGGCCCGTCCACCTCGCCGGACGAGGCGATCGAGTTGTGCGAGAAGCTCAACCCGGACAACGTCCCCGGCCGGCTCACCCTGATCAGCCGGATGGGCAACCACCGGGTACGGGACGCCCTGCCGCCGATCGTGGCCAAGGTCACCGCGGCCGGCGCCAAGGTGGTCTGGCAGTGCGACCCGATGCACGGCAACACGCACGAGTCGTCCAACGGCTACAAGACCCGGCACTTCGACCGCATCGTCGACGAGGTGCTCGGCTACTTCGAGGTCCACCGCGGGCTGGACACCCACCCCGGTGGCCTGCACGTCGAACTGACCGGCGAGGACGTCACCGAGTGCCTCGGTGGCGCCCAGGGCATCGAGGACCTCGACCTGCCCGACCGGTACGAAACCGCCTGCGACCCGCGACTGAACACCCAGCAGTCGTTGGAGCTGGCCTTCCTGGTAGCGGAGATGTTGCGTGGCTGA
- a CDS encoding glutathione peroxidase, translated as MTVFDIPIDALNGGPADLARYRDRALLVVNVASRCGLTPQYAGLQTLADSYADNGLVVLGVPCNQFAGQEPGSAAEISDFCQVNYGVTFPLTEKVDVNGPDRHPLYAALVDTPDADGHTGDVRWNFEKFLVAPDGTVAARFAPTVEPGADELRAAIEKVLPAATA; from the coding sequence ATGACCGTCTTCGACATCCCGATCGACGCCCTCAACGGCGGCCCCGCCGACCTCGCCCGCTACCGCGACCGGGCGCTGCTGGTCGTCAACGTGGCCTCCCGCTGCGGCCTCACCCCGCAGTACGCCGGCCTCCAGACCCTCGCGGACTCCTACGCCGACAACGGCCTGGTGGTGCTCGGCGTGCCCTGCAACCAGTTCGCCGGGCAGGAGCCGGGCAGCGCGGCCGAGATCAGCGACTTCTGCCAGGTCAACTACGGGGTCACCTTCCCGCTCACCGAGAAGGTCGACGTCAACGGCCCCGACCGGCACCCGCTCTACGCCGCGCTGGTGGACACCCCGGACGCCGACGGGCACACCGGGGACGTCCGGTGGAACTTCGAGAAGTTCCTGGTGGCCCCGGACGGCACGGTCGCCGCCCGGTTCGCCCCCACCGTCGAGCCCGGCGCCGACGAACTGCGCGCCGCCATCGAGAAGGTGCTCCCCGCCGCCACGGCCTGA
- a CDS encoding NADPH-dependent F420 reductase, which produces MTTVGLIGSGNIGGTVARLAVAAGYDVVLSNSRGPETLTDLVDELGEHASAGTAQDAARVGDLVVVSVPLKAYRAVPVEPLAGKVVIDTNNYYPQRDGNFPELDSGEVTSSELLQRHLPDARVVKVFNNIFFKHLDSLARPSGAVDRSALAIAGDDAAAKAEVTAFLDRIGYDAVDVGPLAEGWRYQPDTPAYGTIYSADPTDWEHPTQSDADKLRTALAAATR; this is translated from the coding sequence ATGACAACTGTGGGACTGATCGGCAGCGGCAACATCGGCGGCACAGTGGCCCGACTGGCGGTGGCCGCCGGCTACGACGTGGTGCTGAGCAACTCTCGGGGGCCGGAGACGCTCACCGACCTGGTCGACGAGTTGGGCGAGCACGCCAGCGCCGGCACGGCGCAGGACGCGGCGCGGGTCGGCGACCTCGTGGTGGTCAGCGTTCCGCTCAAGGCCTACCGGGCGGTGCCGGTCGAGCCGCTGGCCGGCAAGGTCGTCATCGACACCAACAACTACTACCCCCAGCGCGACGGCAACTTTCCGGAGCTGGACTCCGGAGAGGTCACCAGCAGCGAACTGCTCCAGCGGCACCTGCCGGACGCCCGCGTGGTCAAGGTCTTCAACAACATCTTCTTCAAGCACCTGGACTCGCTGGCCCGGCCGTCCGGCGCCGTCGACCGCAGCGCCCTCGCGATCGCCGGCGACGACGCCGCCGCGAAAGCCGAGGTGACGGCATTCCTGGACCGCATCGGCTACGACGCGGTGGACGTCGGGCCGTTGGCCGAGGGATGGCGCTACCAGCCGGACACCCCGGCCTACGGGACCATCTACTCCGCCGACCCGACGGACTGGGAGCACCCGACCCAGAGCGACGCCGACAAGCTCCGCACCGCCCTGGCCGCCGCAACCCGCTGA
- a CDS encoding Rv2175c family DNA-binding protein — MTEPVPDQAVPGPELAGPADPAGWLTLPDVAERLDVSISKVHQMIRDRELLAVRRDGIRRVPADLVANQTVLKHLPGVLNLLSDNGYDDEAALRWLYEPDDALPGATPAAALSGDQAREVKRRAQALGF, encoded by the coding sequence GTGACCGAACCCGTACCCGACCAGGCCGTGCCCGGCCCCGAGCTCGCCGGCCCCGCAGACCCGGCCGGCTGGCTCACCCTGCCCGACGTCGCCGAGCGCCTCGACGTGTCGATCAGCAAGGTGCACCAGATGATCCGCGACCGGGAGCTGCTGGCGGTCCGCCGCGACGGCATCCGCCGGGTGCCGGCGGACCTGGTGGCCAACCAGACCGTGCTCAAGCACCTGCCTGGCGTGCTCAACCTGCTCTCCGACAACGGCTACGACGACGAGGCCGCGCTGCGCTGGCTCTACGAGCCGGACGACGCCCTCCCCGGCGCCACCCCGGCCGCCGCCCTCTCCGGCGACCAGGCCCGCGAAGTCAAACGCCGAGCCCAAGCCCTCGGCTTCTAA